In Pseudomonas sp. R76, one genomic interval encodes:
- a CDS encoding carbamoyltransferase family protein, giving the protein MALTILGLSGALSHDPSAALYIDGKLIAAAEEERFVRDKHAKNRMPYESAKFCLEQAGIKPSDVDVVAIPFAPISLFGEARWHYAKRYWYAPDRALDAILMGNRRYKRYRNKIVWCLEQLGFDPKKIKIEPVEHHLAHASSAYHCSGFQEKTAILGIDGKGEYATTFFGYGENGKIHKIKEFYDPDSLGGLYGAITEFLGFEMLDGEFKVMGMAPYGDASKYDFSRLASFENGELVINTDYANVIGLRRYKEKGKGFYFSPKLIEWLGPKREGDIADEPYINYAASMQALFEKLALQMIDHYLGDILKDTGKLAFAGGCALNVKLNQKIIARDDVKELFVQPASGDAGTAVGAAAYVSHARGVPVEKMEHVYLGPSYSNEDVIAACAKHESKPVWRKIENMPKRIAKIMVDGNPVAWFQGRMEFGPRALGGRSIIGCPSATGVADRINHQIKFRERWRPFCPSMLDTVAPQMIKVDHPAPFMTFTFEVSEEWKTRVPEVVHEDGTSRAQVLKREYNPRYYDMMKELEVLTGNGVSLNTSLNRRGEAMICSPTDALNMFFGSDLQYLIMEDILVVKDGVDPYDSVG; this is encoded by the coding sequence GTGGCATTGACGATTCTTGGCCTGTCCGGCGCCCTTAGCCATGATCCTTCCGCAGCCTTGTATATCGACGGCAAGCTGATCGCGGCCGCCGAAGAAGAGCGCTTCGTACGCGACAAACATGCAAAGAACCGCATGCCCTACGAATCGGCGAAGTTCTGCCTGGAACAAGCCGGCATCAAACCTTCCGACGTTGATGTGGTGGCGATCCCGTTCGCCCCGATCAGCCTGTTCGGCGAGGCGCGCTGGCACTACGCCAAGCGTTATTGGTACGCCCCGGACCGCGCCCTCGACGCGATCCTGATGGGCAACCGTCGCTATAAGCGCTATCGCAACAAGATCGTCTGGTGCCTGGAGCAACTGGGCTTCGATCCGAAGAAAATCAAGATCGAGCCGGTTGAACACCACCTGGCCCACGCTTCCAGCGCCTACCACTGCTCCGGCTTCCAGGAGAAAACCGCGATCCTCGGCATCGACGGTAAGGGTGAGTACGCCACCACGTTCTTCGGCTACGGCGAAAACGGCAAGATCCACAAGATCAAGGAATTCTACGACCCGGACTCCCTCGGCGGCCTGTACGGCGCGATCACCGAGTTCCTCGGTTTCGAGATGCTCGACGGCGAGTTCAAGGTCATGGGTATGGCGCCGTATGGCGACGCCAGCAAATACGATTTCTCGCGTTTGGCTTCGTTTGAAAATGGCGAACTGGTGATCAACACCGACTACGCCAACGTCATCGGCCTGCGCCGCTACAAAGAGAAGGGCAAGGGGTTCTACTTCTCGCCAAAACTGATCGAGTGGCTGGGTCCCAAGCGCGAAGGCGACATCGCCGATGAGCCTTACATCAACTACGCGGCCAGCATGCAAGCGCTGTTTGAGAAGCTGGCGTTGCAGATGATCGACCACTACCTGGGCGACATCCTCAAAGACACCGGCAAACTGGCTTTCGCCGGTGGCTGTGCGCTGAACGTCAAGCTGAACCAGAAGATCATTGCCCGCGACGACGTCAAAGAACTGTTCGTGCAGCCGGCGTCCGGCGATGCCGGCACCGCGGTTGGCGCGGCAGCCTATGTGTCCCACGCCCGTGGTGTACCGGTTGAGAAGATGGAACACGTCTACCTCGGCCCGTCCTACAGCAACGAAGACGTGATCGCCGCGTGCGCCAAGCACGAAAGCAAGCCGGTGTGGCGCAAGATCGAAAACATGCCTAAGCGCATTGCCAAGATCATGGTCGACGGCAACCCGGTGGCCTGGTTCCAGGGCCGCATGGAGTTTGGCCCGCGTGCGTTGGGCGGTCGCTCGATCATCGGTTGCCCAAGTGCGACCGGCGTTGCGGACCGCATCAACCACCAGATCAAGTTCCGCGAGCGCTGGAGGCCTTTCTGCCCGTCGATGCTCGACACCGTGGCCCCGCAGATGATCAAGGTCGATCACCCGGCGCCGTTCATGACCTTCACCTTTGAAGTGTCGGAGGAGTGGAAGACCCGTGTACCGGAAGTGGTGCATGAAGACGGCACTTCCCGTGCCCAGGTGCTCAAGCGCGAATACAACCCGCGCTACTACGACATGATGAAAGAGCTGGAAGTGCTGACCGGCAACGGCGTGTCGCTGAACACCTCGCTCAACCGTCGTGGCGAAGCGATGATCTGCTCGCCGACCGACGCGCTGAACATGTTCTTCGGCTCCGACCTGCAATACCTGATCATGGAAGACATCCTGGTCGTCAAAGACGGCGTGGACCCTTATGACTCGGTCGGCTGA
- a CDS encoding glycosyltransferase — protein MTRSAERHVLQFCHGYDGPFLDCARQYASLFAGSGYKVTTVFLTGVADPEVAAGCASDEVLFMEFSSKAIRGLKLGAIGELRKIAASRNFSFCIAHRFKPIYIALLGTRLPVIGVHHAFGDYQRRSRKLFASIFRKRLSLLGVSDAVRDDMRRCLPAWPAARIQTLYNRIDVEAMQALQVPADVARDALGLSPDEWVVGNVGRLHPDKDQATLLKGFALALPHLPAQSRLAILGTGRLEKNLKALARELGIAEQVLFLGQVPDARRYFRAFDAFALSSDHEPFGMVLLEAMAAGVPLLATACGGAREVVEGVGILFPFADAEHLGQGLRHLAAMDRQQQQQCAEMMLERLHERFSDQAVRTAFWALPHVTELTAGA, from the coding sequence ATGACTCGGTCGGCTGAGCGCCACGTCCTGCAGTTCTGCCACGGCTATGACGGGCCGTTTCTGGACTGCGCGCGGCAATACGCCAGCCTGTTCGCAGGCTCCGGCTATAAAGTGACCACGGTGTTCCTCACCGGGGTCGCTGACCCCGAGGTTGCCGCCGGTTGTGCCTCGGACGAAGTGCTGTTTATGGAATTCAGCTCCAAGGCCATTCGTGGCCTGAAGCTGGGTGCCATTGGCGAGCTGCGCAAGATCGCCGCGTCGCGCAACTTCAGTTTTTGCATTGCCCACCGGTTCAAGCCGATCTATATCGCCTTGCTCGGCACGCGCCTGCCGGTGATCGGCGTGCATCACGCCTTTGGTGATTACCAGCGCCGCAGCCGCAAGCTGTTTGCGTCGATTTTCCGCAAGCGCCTGAGCCTGCTCGGTGTTTCCGATGCGGTGCGTGATGACATGCGCCGCTGCCTGCCGGCTTGGCCTGCGGCGCGTATCCAGACCTTGTACAACCGCATTGATGTCGAAGCCATGCAGGCGCTGCAGGTTCCGGCCGACGTGGCGCGCGATGCCCTGGGGCTGTCGCCGGATGAGTGGGTGGTCGGCAACGTCGGTCGTCTGCACCCGGACAAAGACCAGGCCACCTTGCTCAAAGGCTTTGCCTTGGCGTTGCCGCATTTGCCGGCGCAAAGCCGCCTGGCGATCCTCGGGACCGGGCGACTGGAGAAAAACCTCAAGGCCTTGGCACGTGAGCTGGGCATTGCCGAGCAGGTGCTGTTCCTCGGCCAGGTGCCGGATGCGCGCCGGTATTTCCGTGCGTTCGACGCCTTTGCCCTGAGCTCCGATCACGAACCGTTCGGCATGGTGTTGCTGGAGGCCATGGCCGCCGGCGTGCCGTTGCTGGCAACGGCGTGTGGCGGCGCGCGGGAAGTGGTCGAAGGCGTGGGGATCCTGTTTCCCTTCGCTGACGCCGAACACCTGGGCCAGGGGCTTCGGCACCTGGCGGCGATGGACCGTCAACAACAGCAGCAGTGCGCCGAGATGATGCTGGAGCGCTTGCATGAGCGCTTCTCGGATCAGGCGGTTCGCACTGCTTTCTGGGCACTGCCGCACGTTACTGAACTGACCGCGGGGGCTTGA
- a CDS encoding antimicrobial resistance protein Mig-14 — protein sequence MLNRFQGWRERGWSVVDASTYSDAWQRYGGSVATHPLVVERLAGLADIPVRYLAWEQDGELKACIATWGRDLALSKDVLKRHGKKGLFDLGNAELILPAAADVQAPLRHRARYLSALNEGRFAGLKLQAEQLAMARTPEELSKKFRYNQRRELRLLEEAGGVVRPVQVFSSAELAAIYCDLFQRRWGFPATGAERMAQVIELLREWLIGSVIFLNDAPIAIQLVYRVDAPQWISVEYINGGVDPETRAFSPGSVLSFLNTQSAWEQAREAGKPLRFSFGRADREYKDRWCNPVPVFNV from the coding sequence ATGCTCAATCGATTCCAAGGCTGGCGCGAGCGTGGCTGGTCCGTCGTTGATGCGTCCACCTACAGCGATGCCTGGCAGCGTTATGGCGGCAGCGTTGCCACCCATCCGCTGGTGGTTGAGCGTCTGGCCGGGCTGGCCGATATTCCGGTGCGCTACCTGGCGTGGGAGCAGGACGGCGAACTCAAGGCGTGCATTGCAACGTGGGGGCGGGACCTGGCCTTGTCCAAGGACGTGCTTAAGCGGCATGGCAAAAAGGGCTTGTTCGACTTGGGCAACGCCGAGTTGATCCTGCCTGCCGCCGCAGATGTCCAGGCGCCTTTGCGGCATCGCGCGCGCTACCTGTCGGCCCTGAACGAAGGCCGTTTTGCCGGCCTCAAGCTGCAGGCCGAGCAGTTGGCCATGGCGCGCACCCCGGAAGAATTGTCGAAGAAGTTTCGCTATAACCAGCGCCGCGAGCTGCGCCTGCTGGAAGAGGCGGGCGGTGTGGTGCGGCCGGTGCAGGTGTTTTCCAGTGCCGAGCTGGCGGCGATCTATTGCGATTTGTTCCAGCGCCGCTGGGGCTTCCCTGCCACGGGCGCCGAGCGCATGGCGCAGGTTATCGAGTTGCTGCGTGAATGGTTGATCGGCTCGGTGATTTTCCTCAACGATGCGCCGATAGCTATCCAGTTGGTCTACCGCGTTGATGCCCCGCAGTGGATCAGCGTCGAGTACATCAATGGCGGCGTTGACCCTGAAACCCGCGCGTTCAGCCCGGGCAGCGTGCTGAGTTTTCTCAACACGCAAAGTGCCTGGGAGCAGGCGCGTGAAGCCGGCAAGCCACTGCGGTTTTCGTTTGGCCGAGCGGACCGCGAGTACAAGGACCGTTGGTGCAACCCTGTACCGGTATTCAATGTATGA
- a CDS encoding PIG-L family deacetylase produces the protein MSESTSRKQALLKRHRRNKRISLLIGLLLLIGVGVLVAWWLPLVLAVLAWVAHEAWFADHLFYSPKDDYQYQFAADTEQPKVTLANGRLVLDQALALAGNETLILALRLKSSLLGRFIDPFIALPGADRQVFERGVNGLRYLNLTGQTQALLDGQLLLQPRFCRVQGTPVLSVFRQPDVRKQRVMVIAPHADDAELAAFGLYSQATQPWIVTLTAGEIEAEHYQHMGLGKPEAARLKGRLRAWDSIAVPRWAGVAQEHCVQLGYFCLQLAAMKAEPERAVASREAELSDIRVFRQFNPFPLPADADGQPTWNNLLADLRAVLLMARPEVIVLPHPVLDPHPDHICAQQAVLEALQGLEWQPTTLLGYANHLHDNDRWPMGDSGAGVALPPCFDSTYTLQPYCLPLSEERQCDKAMSLGMMHDLQPRMPFKRRVRRVIQRLLAGRAVSPWGENEFFRKAIRRHELFWFIKHK, from the coding sequence ATGAGTGAGTCGACAAGCCGTAAACAGGCGCTGCTCAAGCGCCATCGCCGCAACAAACGCATCAGCTTGCTGATTGGCCTGCTGCTGTTGATTGGTGTGGGTGTGCTGGTGGCCTGGTGGCTGCCGCTGGTGCTGGCCGTGCTGGCCTGGGTGGCCCATGAAGCGTGGTTTGCCGACCACCTGTTTTACTCGCCAAAGGACGACTACCAGTATCAATTCGCGGCGGATACCGAGCAGCCCAAGGTCACCCTCGCCAACGGCCGGTTGGTATTGGACCAGGCGCTGGCGCTGGCGGGCAATGAGACGCTGATCCTCGCGCTGCGCCTCAAGAGCAGTCTGTTGGGCCGCTTTATAGATCCGTTTATTGCGTTGCCGGGTGCTGATCGCCAGGTCTTCGAGCGCGGCGTCAATGGCTTGCGCTACCTGAACCTCACCGGCCAGACGCAAGCGCTGCTCGATGGGCAACTGCTGTTGCAACCTCGTTTCTGCCGTGTGCAGGGTACGCCGGTGTTGTCGGTGTTCCGTCAGCCCGATGTGCGCAAGCAACGGGTAATGGTCATCGCGCCGCACGCCGATGACGCCGAATTGGCCGCCTTTGGCCTGTACAGCCAGGCCACGCAACCCTGGATCGTAACGCTGACTGCCGGCGAAATCGAAGCCGAACACTATCAGCACATGGGCCTGGGCAAGCCCGAGGCTGCACGCCTCAAGGGCCGTTTGCGCGCCTGGGACAGCATCGCGGTGCCGCGTTGGGCAGGTGTGGCGCAGGAGCATTGCGTACAGCTAGGGTATTTCTGCCTGCAATTGGCGGCAATGAAAGCCGAGCCTGAACGGGCCGTGGCATCGCGAGAAGCCGAGTTGAGCGACATCCGTGTATTCCGCCAATTCAACCCGTTCCCGTTGCCGGCGGATGCCGATGGCCAGCCCACCTGGAACAACCTGCTGGCCGACCTGCGCGCCGTGCTGCTGATGGCTCGTCCCGAGGTCATCGTGCTGCCGCATCCGGTGCTCGACCCACACCCGGATCATATCTGCGCGCAGCAAGCCGTATTGGAAGCCTTGCAAGGGCTGGAATGGCAGCCGACGACGTTGCTCGGTTACGCCAATCACCTGCACGACAATGACCGCTGGCCGATGGGTGATTCGGGCGCTGGTGTCGCTTTGCCACCATGCTTTGATTCGACGTACACTTTGCAGCCTTATTGCTTGCCGTTGTCCGAAGAGCGGCAGTGTGACAAGGCCATGTCGCTGGGCATGATGCATGACTTGCAGCCCCGTATGCCGTTCAAGCGGCGTGTACGCAGGGTTATCCAGCGGCTGTTGGCGGGGCGGGCTGTCTCGCCTTGGGGTGAGAATGAGTTCTTCCGCAAGGCCATTCGGCGGCATGAACTTTTTTGGTTCATCAAGCACAAGTAA
- a CDS encoding DUF6625 family protein produces the protein MINPCPRILFIIPYFGQWPFWMPFFLESCRHNADIDWLLFSDCPIPANVPDNVRIESITFGDYCALVSQRLKINFAPQAAYKLCDIKPALGHIHVDRLDGYDFWAFGDLDLIYGNLRRYFTADRLAGYDLFSTHERRVAGHLCLMRNTARKRQVFMQIKDWEARFTDQEHHALDEGAFSRIFLWRKNFPKPLFDLVGKLNPWRRRSEFTEAFSTPGGVIKWHDGTDRFPHQWFWNNGRLTNDRDGDREFPYFHFVCWKRNQWPLVPQPSAEHVEALAAETSWVVDATGFHRGEL, from the coding sequence GTGATCAATCCATGCCCCCGCATCCTTTTCATCATTCCTTACTTTGGCCAATGGCCTTTCTGGATGCCGTTTTTTCTCGAAAGCTGCCGGCACAATGCGGATATTGACTGGCTGTTGTTCAGCGACTGCCCGATACCCGCCAACGTGCCCGACAATGTCAGGATTGAAAGCATCACCTTTGGCGATTACTGCGCGCTGGTCTCCCAGCGGCTGAAGATCAATTTCGCGCCTCAGGCGGCTTACAAACTGTGTGACATCAAGCCGGCGCTGGGGCATATCCATGTTGATCGCCTCGACGGCTACGACTTTTGGGCGTTTGGCGACCTGGACCTGATCTATGGCAACCTGCGCCGGTATTTCACCGCTGACCGCCTGGCGGGTTATGACTTGTTTTCGACCCATGAGCGTCGGGTCGCCGGCCATTTGTGCCTGATGCGTAACACCGCCAGAAAGCGCCAGGTGTTCATGCAGATCAAGGATTGGGAAGCACGTTTCACCGATCAGGAGCATCATGCGCTGGATGAAGGGGCGTTCAGCAGGATTTTCCTGTGGCGCAAGAACTTCCCGAAGCCGTTGTTCGATCTGGTCGGCAAACTCAACCCGTGGCGCCGTCGCAGTGAGTTCACCGAGGCGTTCAGTACGCCGGGTGGTGTGATCAAGTGGCACGACGGCACTGATCGTTTTCCGCACCAGTGGTTCTGGAACAACGGTCGCTTGACCAATGACAGGGATGGCGACCGGGAATTTCCGTATTTCCATTTTGTCTGCTGGAAGCGTAATCAATGGCCGCTGGTGCCACAGCCAAGTGCCGAGCACGTCGAGGCGCTGGCCGCCGAGACATCCTGGGTCGTTGATGCCACAGGATTCCATCGAGGAGAGTTATGA